From Panicum hallii strain FIL2 chromosome 2, PHallii_v3.1, whole genome shotgun sequence, a single genomic window includes:
- the LOC112879419 gene encoding zinc finger BED domain-containing protein RICESLEEPER 1-like — protein sequence MDIRWNSTFLMLKHLIPYRSTFSVFIDTHYKQVTGQTLLTDDHWYVAEKILLFLELFYDSTVELSGVYYPTAPLMLHHIGSIAKHLKTYENDDLIGHAVIPMKQKFFKYWKKIPLLYSIAFILDPRCKMRGFNKVLNLLSQFTDVDYSNYYDNVRAELTRIFCKYETKFGAVRLQRQSQQASSVTGKKRLLFEMMYGDGSEVIEPSTSTAFESQGSELVTYLESETVHQYDDEFNILNWWQIHKRIYPGH from the exons ATGGACATTAGATGGAATTCTACCTTTCTCATGCTTAAGCATCTTATCCCATACAGAAGTACTTTTTCTGTGTTTATTGATACTCACTACAAGCAGGTTACAGGTCAGACCTTACTAACAGACGATCACTGGTATGTTGCTGAAAAAATTTTACTATTCCTTGAGTTGTTCTATGATTCTACTGTTGAATTATCTGGAGTTTATTATCCCACTGCACCTCTTATGCTACATCATATTGGTAGTATTGCTAAGCATTTGAAAACTTATGAGAATGATGATTTGATTGGTCATGCAGTGATTCCTATGAAACAAAAGTTTTTTAAGTACTGGAAAAAAATACCCTTGCTGTACTCAATTGCCTTTATATTGGATCCTAGATGCAAGATGAGAGGTTTTAATAAAGTTTTAAACCTTCTTAGTCAATTTACTGATGTTGATTATTCCAATTACTATGATAATGTGCGTGCTGAGTTAACTAGAATTTTTTGCAAGTATGAAACAAAGTTTGGTGCAGTTCGTTTACAGCGACAAAGCCAACAAGCATCAAGTGTTACTGGAAAGAAGAGACTATTGTTTGAAATGATGTATGGTGATGGTTCTGAAGTCATTGAGCCATCAACCTCCACAGCGTTTGAATCTCAAGGTTCTGAGTTGGTAACGTACCTTGAAAGTGAGACGGTTCACCAATATGATGATGAATTCAACATTCTTAATTGGTGGCAAATTCACAAGCGTATATACCCG GGTCATtga